Proteins encoded in a region of the Dasypus novemcinctus isolate mDasNov1 chromosome 24, mDasNov1.1.hap2, whole genome shotgun sequence genome:
- the SCAND1 gene encoding SCAN domain-containing protein 1 has translation MAAPPEKQGASASSVPERNSAASSPIPEASPPAPEHSVPSSADSEAIPRPSAEASAALELPLAPPPQGPEPLVEAAPRSLQGPGGAGFGPETFRQRFRQFRYHDAAGPREAFRQLRELSRQWLRPDVRTKEQIVEMLVQEQLLAILPEAARARRQSRRTDVRITG, from the coding sequence ATGGCAGCACCACCGGAGAAACAAGGAGCCAGCGCGAGCTCGGTCCCGGAACGTAACTCTGCGGCCTCCTCTCCGATTCCAGAGGCGTCGCCCCCTGCTCCCGAGCACTCCGTCCCCAGCTCCGCAGACTCCGAAGCGATTCCTAGGCCTTCCGCGGAGGCCTCCGCGGCCCTGGAGCTGCCCCTCGCGCCTCCACCCCAGGGTCCCGAGCCGCTCGTCGAAGCCGCTCCGCGCTCCCTGCAGGGCCCTGGCGGCGCCGGGTTCGGTCCTGAGACGTTCCGCCAGCGTTTCCGGCAGTTTCGCTACCACGACGCTGCGGGCCCGCGCGAGGCGTTCCGGCAGCTGCGGGAGCTTTCCCGCCAGTGGCTGCGGCCCGACGTCCGCACCAAGGAGCAGATCGTGGAGATGCTGGTGCAGGAGCAGCTGCTTGCCATCCTGCCCGAGGCGGCGAGGGCTCGGCGGCAGAGCCGCCGCACGGATGTGCGCATCACGGGCTGA